One segment of Nostoc flagelliforme CCNUN1 DNA contains the following:
- a CDS encoding NAD-dependent epimerase/dehydratase family protein → MAKIIVTGAAGFIGSHLAETLLQQGEEVIGIDEFNDYYDPMLKRKNIAHLHQSPGFTLIEGDIQFLDWQKLLKNVDVVYHQAAQAGVRASWGKAFRGYTERNINATQILLEAAKDAKHLKRLVFASSSSIYGDAEALPTHEGICPQPVSPYGITKLAAETLCRLYHKNFGVPSVSLRYFTVYGPKQRPDMAFHKFFKSILQDEAIPIYGDGQQTREFTFISDVIAANLAAASAPVAVGEIFNIGGGSRVVLAEVLDTIEEIVGKSIKRNHIEKAMGDARHTGADVSKAQRILGYQPQVSLREGLTQEWEWIKSLY, encoded by the coding sequence ATGGCTAAAATTATTGTTACTGGAGCGGCTGGGTTTATTGGTTCTCATCTTGCAGAAACATTGCTGCAACAAGGAGAAGAAGTGATCGGGATTGATGAATTCAATGATTACTACGATCCGATGTTAAAGCGTAAGAATATTGCACACTTACATCAGTCACCTGGTTTTACATTAATTGAAGGAGATATTCAGTTTTTAGATTGGCAGAAACTTCTAAAAAATGTTGATGTAGTTTACCATCAAGCCGCGCAAGCAGGTGTTAGAGCAAGTTGGGGTAAAGCTTTTCGAGGTTACACAGAACGAAATATTAACGCTACACAAATTTTGCTAGAAGCAGCCAAAGATGCTAAACACCTGAAAAGATTAGTGTTTGCCTCATCATCAAGTATATATGGTGATGCAGAAGCATTACCCACCCACGAGGGAATTTGCCCCCAACCGGTTTCTCCTTACGGCATTACTAAACTGGCCGCTGAAACTTTGTGCAGGCTGTATCATAAAAACTTTGGTGTGCCGTCTGTATCATTGCGTTATTTCACTGTTTATGGCCCCAAACAGCGCCCAGATATGGCATTTCATAAGTTCTTTAAATCCATCTTGCAGGATGAGGCGATTCCTATTTACGGCGACGGGCAGCAAACGCGGGAGTTTACGTTTATTAGTGATGTCATCGCCGCCAATTTAGCCGCAGCCTCCGCTCCCGTTGCAGTGGGAGAAATCTTTAATATCGGTGGCGGTAGCAGGGTAGTTTTAGCAGAAGTCTTGGATACGATTGAAGAAATTGTCGGGAAATCAATTAAAAGAAACCATATAGAAAAAGCGATGGGAGACGCCCGCCACACTGGTGCTGATGTATCTAAAGCGCAGAGAATTTTGGGATATCAGCCGCAAGTCTCCCTGAGAGAGGGTTTGACACAGGAATGGGAGTGGATTAAGTCTTTGTATTGA
- a CDS encoding WD40/YVTN/BNR-like repeat-containing protein yields the protein MTNSTNLQWFPTNAPIASSRTDDIWFIDPLVGWAVNSNGQIIKTTDGGDNWKIQFQTPIVNRRPVYLRCVGFSTPLNGWVGTVSEQQRLYHTTDGGETWAIVENLPENAPVKICGISVVNESVIYASGTNDPADIPARMMKTVDGGATWTAWDMSEYATILIDNYEHLAEKALAEPSLLLNFTSILNLGDRPFAHAMLQSDRLSN from the coding sequence ATGACAAATTCTACAAACTTACAATGGTTTCCGACAAATGCACCGATCGCTAGTTCGAGAACTGATGATATTTGGTTTATCGATCCTCTAGTAGGTTGGGCAGTTAATAGTAATGGTCAAATCATTAAAACCACCGATGGCGGCGATAATTGGAAGATACAATTTCAAACACCTATTGTTAACAGGCGACCAGTTTATTTAAGGTGTGTTGGTTTTTCGACCCCCTTAAATGGTTGGGTTGGAACAGTATCTGAACAGCAACGCCTGTATCACACAACTGATGGAGGAGAGACTTGGGCTATTGTAGAGAATCTTCCTGAAAACGCTCCAGTAAAGATTTGTGGTATTTCGGTCGTCAACGAGTCGGTAATTTACGCTTCTGGTACCAATGATCCTGCTGATATCCCTGCTCGGATGATGAAAACCGTCGATGGGGGAGCAACTTGGACTGCCTGGGATATGAGCGAATATGCCACAATTTTGATTGATAACTATGAGCATCTTGCAGAGAAGGCTTTGGCGGAGCCATCGCTCTTGCTTAATTTTACAAGTATCTTGAATTTGGGCGATCGCCCTTTTGCCCACGCCATGTTGCAGAGCGATCGCCTATCTAATTAG
- a CDS encoding DUF2157 domain-containing protein produces MSSPLERPLKLEIRLPSDHPHLLEGLDIWLRLGLISDTQVKQLCREFLVCTVVLQPQPEAETKVAFVTSDSVQQLPVATLQSSSRRQPPQQKPAKPNLISTMLQSLGAELSVRWLLFLGVFLVVVSSGVLAASQWERFPASGQYGVLFAYTLSFWGLSFWATRQSNLRLTAQTLLIVTLLLVPVNFWAMDSFRLWQNPKDWIVVAIACPSLTAITILLSKNRSIFPNLLTGKLPLINILGLNYLHWGWQLRGFPLIAVYVAMIGTTIITVYHNYQQPNPISEEDRRDVYDGLRQRQRLSISLSASVIIYALIVLLVRAIFVAKVDVTQLGLAIGICGWLVTWLAQQGRAGGRGQGETIQNDARGLANAALTKFKIQNYSPSSPPFPSSLLLWERLGGILLFLGWLVSVVNYPMSAIAVSALGLWFVGSRLRQYSFKVDFAAVFVIGLQMIWLGWRLVPDSLQKLAIATGTQLTNSQNEPWALLSVALFPYIILMVALTDRLHRSQKRELAKFGELLTLLFGAFLTTIAIINPALRSLNLLFSTITLAFVTQRRSPSSLPLIYLTHIIGVLTFCFTINWLLPTLSQPAWASILLALMVAEWVFSLTEGLWQRSGWDIGLGLAAASFFLLWMNAESSWYGIADSQANWGVLWLVTPIALTGVANATIIERRLTSRYLSVLAVVTAQLLTLQLPETRLIGLSVGTGLMFANTRYLRNQISAVITEGFLLSFIVALLWVDVPGLPRLALAGWFVVGAIAILILWLARTILNRRGNELAIIYAAASDKWAIALCGFELFGLTLNSILIYSGFITSGFFYLAATAIILVAIVYRSWREPTNWAFYGIGWSLELLTAQVLGFGERSTLRIAFAERGLSIANIALGLTAQLVGEWWRRNSQTSPSIFGGITIAEMWVYLGLLEVAGMRVYWRETAVGRFWAGPLVPWNGAIACVVAYFLYILPWESWGWSKRPWQQAAYIIPLISLWETRLQVYPITLLLAAGFYIFLAKVGENIRFTYISVALIDWALYRWFDSLRLTDALWYVTPIGFSLLYIAQVDTQLKLPEYKAARHILRVIGSGLICGWAILFNQDTAWIPGIFSLIAIFAGLALRVRAFLYIGTATFLITTIYQSVIFSLQYSFLKWVVGLLVGILLIYIAANFETRRAQITSLIRSAIDEFQSWE; encoded by the coding sequence ATGTCATCGCCCCTTGAGCGCCCGCTAAAACTTGAAATCAGACTGCCATCTGACCATCCTCATTTATTAGAAGGACTAGATATATGGCTGCGCTTAGGTTTGATATCCGATACCCAAGTCAAGCAGCTATGCCGAGAATTCCTGGTGTGTACGGTGGTATTGCAACCCCAGCCTGAAGCTGAAACAAAGGTAGCCTTTGTAACTTCTGATTCAGTGCAGCAGTTGCCCGTAGCAACTTTACAATCTAGTAGCCGTAGACAACCACCGCAGCAAAAACCAGCTAAACCCAACTTAATCAGCACAATGTTGCAGTCCTTAGGGGCAGAACTGAGTGTCCGTTGGCTGCTTTTTCTAGGAGTATTCTTGGTAGTGGTGTCCTCTGGGGTACTGGCTGCAAGTCAGTGGGAGAGGTTTCCTGCTTCTGGACAGTATGGAGTTTTATTTGCTTATACTTTGAGTTTCTGGGGATTAAGCTTTTGGGCAACTAGGCAAAGCAACCTTAGATTGACGGCTCAGACATTGCTGATTGTCACCCTTTTGTTAGTCCCAGTTAACTTTTGGGCAATGGATAGCTTTCGGTTGTGGCAAAATCCAAAGGATTGGATTGTAGTTGCGATCGCCTGTCCTAGCCTTACTGCTATAACTATTTTACTCTCCAAAAATCGCAGTATTTTTCCCAATTTACTTACCGGGAAATTACCTCTAATAAATATTCTGGGGCTGAATTATTTGCATTGGGGTTGGCAATTAAGAGGATTTCCCTTGATTGCCGTTTATGTGGCAATGATCGGCACAACTATAATTACCGTTTATCACAATTACCAACAGCCTAATCCTATTAGTGAGGAAGATCGGCGCGATGTCTACGACGGGCTACGCCAACGCCAACGCTTAAGTATTAGTTTATCTGCAAGTGTAATTATTTATGCTCTAATAGTGCTGCTAGTGCGGGCAATTTTTGTTGCCAAGGTAGATGTCACGCAGTTGGGGTTAGCCATTGGTATTTGTGGCTGGCTAGTAACTTGGCTGGCACAGCAGGGGAGAGCAGGGGGCAGGGGGCAGGGGGAAACAATTCAAAATGACGCTCGCGGACTCGCTAACGCTGCGCTAACAAAATTCAAAATTCAAAATTACTCTCCCTCATCTCCCCCATTCCCCTCATCCCTCTTACTCTGGGAAAGACTTGGCGGCATTCTACTCTTCCTGGGTTGGCTGGTTTCGGTAGTAAATTATCCGATGTCAGCAATAGCTGTAAGTGCTTTGGGTTTGTGGTTTGTGGGAAGTCGTCTGCGGCAGTACAGTTTCAAGGTAGACTTTGCAGCAGTTTTCGTCATTGGCTTGCAGATGATTTGGCTAGGTTGGCGATTAGTACCTGATAGCTTACAGAAATTAGCGATCGCAACTGGTACTCAACTTACCAATTCTCAAAATGAACCTTGGGCGTTGCTGAGTGTAGCTTTATTTCCATACATAATTTTAATGGTGGCGCTCACAGATAGGCTGCATCGTAGCCAAAAGCGAGAATTGGCTAAATTTGGCGAACTGCTCACCCTCTTATTTGGAGCTTTTTTAACAACGATCGCGATCATAAATCCCGCATTGCGATCGCTAAATCTGCTATTTTCCACAATCACTCTTGCATTCGTCACTCAACGCCGATCCCCCTCATCCCTTCCCCTGATATATTTAACTCACATTATCGGAGTGCTGACTTTTTGTTTTACCATTAATTGGTTATTACCAACCCTGAGTCAACCAGCCTGGGCAAGTATTTTATTAGCTCTGATGGTTGCAGAATGGGTATTTAGCCTTACTGAAGGGCTATGGCAACGTAGTGGATGGGACATCGGTTTAGGACTAGCCGCCGCTAGTTTTTTCCTATTGTGGATGAATGCAGAATCATCTTGGTATGGCATCGCTGATAGCCAAGCTAATTGGGGAGTCTTATGGCTAGTTACGCCTATAGCTCTCACAGGTGTTGCCAATGCCACAATTATAGAGCGTCGCCTTACTAGCCGTTACTTGAGTGTATTAGCTGTAGTAACTGCCCAGTTACTGACTTTACAGCTACCAGAAACCAGATTAATCGGTTTGTCCGTGGGTACGGGATTGATGTTCGCAAATACGCGCTATTTGCGAAACCAAATATCTGCGGTAATTACAGAAGGATTTCTTCTGAGTTTCATTGTGGCGCTGTTATGGGTAGACGTACCTGGCTTACCTCGCCTCGCGCTAGCAGGTTGGTTTGTCGTAGGAGCGATCGCAATCCTAATTCTATGGTTAGCACGGACAATTTTGAACCGACGCGGTAACGAATTAGCAATTATATATGCAGCCGCCAGTGATAAATGGGCGATCGCATTGTGTGGTTTTGAGTTGTTTGGTTTGACGCTAAACTCAATACTAATTTATTCAGGGTTTATTACTTCTGGATTTTTCTACTTAGCTGCCACCGCAATCATCTTGGTAGCCATTGTCTATCGCAGTTGGCGAGAACCGACAAATTGGGCATTTTATGGCATTGGTTGGTCTTTGGAATTGTTGACTGCCCAGGTGTTGGGATTTGGGGAACGCTCAACTCTTAGGATAGCGTTCGCGGAGCGTGGCTTGTCAATCGCAAATATTGCTTTAGGTTTAACCGCTCAACTTGTCGGCGAGTGGTGGCGACGAAATTCGCAGACTTCCCCCAGCATTTTCGGAGGAATCACAATCGCCGAAATGTGGGTTTACCTTGGCTTATTAGAAGTAGCCGGGATGAGGGTTTATTGGCGCGAGACAGCAGTAGGACGATTTTGGGCTGGGCCGTTAGTTCCTTGGAACGGTGCGATCGCTTGTGTGGTAGCCTATTTTCTGTACATTCTACCTTGGGAAAGTTGGGGTTGGTCTAAAAGACCTTGGCAGCAAGCCGCCTACATCATACCATTGATAAGTTTATGGGAAACTAGACTGCAAGTTTACCCAATTACCTTGCTACTCGCGGCTGGATTCTATATTTTCCTTGCAAAGGTGGGTGAAAACATCCGTTTCACATATATTAGTGTGGCGTTGATTGATTGGGCGCTTTACCGTTGGTTTGATTCTTTACGCCTGACTGATGCTTTGTGGTATGTAACGCCAATTGGGTTTTCACTCCTTTATATTGCTCAAGTAGATACCCAACTGAAGCTACCAGAGTATAAAGCTGCTCGTCATATTCTGAGAGTGATAGGTAGTGGTTTAATTTGTGGGTGGGCAATTTTATTTAATCAAGATACAGCCTGGATACCTGGAATTTTCAGCCTCATCGCCATTTTTGCCGGATTAGCTTTGCGAGTACGGGCTTTTCTCTACATTGGTACAGCCACTTTTTTAATCACTACAATCTATCAATCGGTAATTTTTAGCTTGCAGTATTCCTTTTTAAAATGGGTTGTTGGCTTGCTAGTTGGCATCCTCTTGATTTATATCGCCGCCAATTTTGAAACTCGTCGCGCTCAAATAACTTCCTTAATTCGTAGCGCCATTGATGAATTTCAATCATGGGAATAG
- a CDS encoding glycosyltransferase family 39 protein produces the protein MKKQFSNNWFISQSSLRFLIIIILVIGVFFRFVNLDKKLYWGDEVFSSLRISGYMQSEMNEQLSNGRLLTIQDLHKYQYPNHEKNVIDTIKGIILEDSQILPLYIVMNRFWVESFGNSVAVTRSFSAFISLLTFPFIYLLCQELFESSLVGWIAIALVAVSPIHVVYAQEVRAYSLWIVSILISSVALLRAMRLKTKDSWCIYAAALSLGFYSHIFFSLVAFAQAIYVIIIERLRLTKTLISYLLSSLAGFITFVPWIWIIITNPQSEAVTWANVKQTLFASAIRWAGIFSRTFLDLGISPSDPGILKIALIPFILIILALILYSIYVLCRRTSKEVWLFVLTLIGSIGLPLLIVDFVFEKRYATSRYTLPSVLGIQLAVAYLFSTKLTSISSKVWQKKLWSLVAFMVIISGIISCTISSQAQIWWNKFPERYQEIPTIANMVSQGNKPLLITDDSIIPSIQILGHLVDPKVQFQIVQKNQLPEITNGFSDIFLFSPSDFLKAGIEKIYNSKLQQINDLLWKI, from the coding sequence ATGAAAAAGCAATTTTCAAACAACTGGTTTATTTCTCAATCTTCACTACGTTTTTTAATTATCATCATATTAGTAATAGGTGTATTTTTTCGCTTTGTTAATCTTGACAAAAAACTTTATTGGGGCGATGAAGTTTTCTCATCATTACGCATATCTGGCTATATGCAGTCAGAAATGAATGAGCAGTTAAGTAATGGTCGTTTGCTCACCATACAAGATTTGCATAAATACCAGTATCCAAATCATGAAAAAAACGTAATTGATACAATTAAAGGGATAATTTTGGAAGACTCACAGATTTTGCCACTATACATTGTGATGAACCGATTTTGGGTAGAGTCGTTTGGCAATTCTGTAGCAGTGACAAGAAGTTTTTCGGCATTTATTAGTCTCCTTACCTTTCCTTTTATTTATTTGCTATGCCAAGAATTATTTGAGTCTTCACTAGTAGGGTGGATAGCCATCGCGTTGGTAGCCGTTTCCCCTATTCATGTGGTGTATGCACAAGAAGTACGAGCATATAGTTTATGGATAGTAAGCATTTTAATATCGAGCGTAGCACTGCTGCGAGCTATGCGTCTTAAAACAAAGGATAGTTGGTGTATTTATGCAGCAGCATTATCATTAGGGTTTTATAGTCATATATTTTTTAGCTTGGTTGCTTTTGCACAGGCAATTTATGTAATTATAATCGAACGCTTGCGATTGACTAAAACATTGATTTCTTACCTGTTATCATCGCTTGCGGGATTTATAACTTTCGTACCTTGGATTTGGATTATTATTACTAATCCTCAGTCAGAAGCAGTAACTTGGGCGAATGTTAAACAAACATTATTTGCATCAGCTATAAGGTGGGCTGGAATTTTTAGTCGTACATTCCTTGATTTAGGTATTAGCCCTAGTGATCCAGGAATACTTAAGATTGCCTTAATTCCTTTTATTTTAATTATTTTAGCTTTAATACTCTACTCAATTTATGTTCTCTGTCGAAGAACCTCTAAAGAAGTTTGGTTATTTGTCTTGACTTTGATTGGATCTATAGGGCTTCCTTTACTGATAGTGGATTTCGTCTTTGAAAAACGATACGCTACTAGTCGATATACACTTCCCTCAGTTTTAGGTATACAGTTAGCTGTTGCTTACTTATTTAGCACTAAACTCACGTCTATTTCTAGTAAAGTTTGGCAAAAAAAGCTCTGGTCACTTGTAGCGTTCATGGTAATTATCAGCGGAATCATATCTTGTACAATCAGTTCTCAAGCCCAGATATGGTGGAACAAATTCCCAGAAAGATACCAAGAAATTCCCACAATTGCTAACATGGTGAGTCAAGGTAATAAACCGCTTTTAATTACTGATGATAGCATAATTCCATCAATACAAATTCTTGGTCACTTAGTTGATCCAAAAGTGCAATTTCAAATTGTACAGAAAAATCAATTACCTGAAATTACTAATGGCTTTAGTGACATATTCTTATTTAGTCCCTCTGACTTCTTAAAAGCTGGAATTGAGAAAATTTATAACTCCAAATTACAGCAGATAAACGACTTACTCTGGAAAATATAG
- the argZ gene encoding bifunctional arginine dihydrolase/ornithine cyclodeaminase — translation MTSRIRFLMCPPDHYDVDYVINPWMEGNIHKSSRDRAVEQWQGLNQILKQHAIVDLVPPEKGWPDLVFTANAGLVLGNNVVLSRFLHKERQGEEPFFKQWFEANGYTVNELPKDLPFEGAGDALLDREGRWLWAGYGFRSELDSHPYLAKWLDIEVLSLRLIDERFYHLDTCFCPLANGYLLYYPGAFDSYSNRLIEMRVAPEKRIALEEADAVNFACNAVNVDSIVIMNKASDALKTRLADVGFQVLETPLTEFLKAGGAAKCLTLRVTEPVRDELHANVSVESRVIRMEGHLLDAGLINRALDLIIDAGGSFKVLNFNLGEQRQSTSAAEVRVSAPSHEVMEEIISRLIDLGAVDLPHDERDAILEPVIQDGVAPDDFYVSTIYPTEVRINGQWVKVENQRMDGAIAITQTANGFVARCKILRDLKVGERVIVDVLGIRTIRKTESRELRSTQEFSFMSAGVSSERRVELVVEQVAWELRKIRDAGGKVVVTAGPVVIHTGGGEHLAQLVREGYVQALLGGNAIAVHDIEQNIMGTSLGVDMKRGVAVHGGHRHHLKVINSIRRYGSIPKAVEAGAIKSGVMYECVHNNVPFVLAGSIRDDGPLPDTVMDLIQAQEEYAKHLEGAEMILMLSSMLHSIGVGNMTPAGVKMVCVDINPAVVTKLSDRGSVESVGVVTDVGLFLSLLIQQLDKLTSPYVNKVG, via the coding sequence ATGACTTCCCGTATTCGCTTTTTGATGTGCCCTCCTGACCACTACGATGTGGACTATGTGATTAATCCTTGGATGGAAGGGAATATTCACAAGTCATCGCGCGATCGCGCCGTGGAACAGTGGCAGGGACTAAACCAGATCCTTAAACAACACGCCATTGTAGACTTAGTACCACCTGAAAAAGGTTGGCCAGATTTGGTATTTACCGCCAACGCTGGCTTGGTACTGGGGAATAATGTCGTCCTCAGTCGCTTTTTACACAAAGAACGTCAGGGAGAGGAGCCTTTCTTCAAACAATGGTTTGAGGCAAATGGTTATACAGTCAATGAACTTCCCAAAGATTTGCCCTTTGAGGGAGCAGGAGACGCACTGCTGGATCGAGAAGGACGCTGGTTATGGGCGGGATACGGTTTCCGCTCGGAATTAGATTCTCACCCTTATTTAGCTAAATGGCTGGATATTGAGGTGCTATCCCTGCGACTCATAGACGAACGTTTCTATCACTTGGATACCTGTTTTTGTCCCCTAGCAAATGGCTATTTGCTATACTATCCAGGTGCTTTTGATTCTTATTCCAACCGCTTAATCGAAATGCGAGTCGCACCCGAAAAGCGAATTGCACTTGAAGAGGCTGATGCAGTCAACTTCGCTTGTAATGCGGTGAATGTAGATAGCATCGTCATCATGAACAAGGCAAGTGATGCTTTAAAAACCCGCCTAGCAGATGTAGGTTTCCAAGTGCTGGAAACACCGCTTACCGAATTTCTCAAAGCTGGCGGTGCGGCTAAATGCTTAACTTTGCGGGTAACAGAACCAGTTAGAGATGAACTTCATGCCAATGTCTCGGTAGAAAGCCGTGTCATTCGCATGGAGGGACACTTGCTCGACGCAGGCTTAATTAACCGCGCTTTGGATTTAATTATAGACGCTGGGGGAAGCTTCAAAGTCCTGAATTTTAACTTGGGAGAACAGCGCCAAAGTACCTCAGCCGCCGAGGTTAGGGTATCAGCGCCATCCCATGAGGTGATGGAAGAAATCATCTCCCGGTTGATTGATTTGGGTGCTGTAGATTTACCGCATGATGAGCGAGACGCTATCTTGGAGCCGGTAATTCAAGATGGTGTTGCACCTGATGATTTCTACGTTAGTACAATTTATCCTACTGAAGTCCGAATTAATGGCCAGTGGGTGAAGGTGGAAAATCAACGGATGGATGGTGCGATCGCAATTACCCAAACTGCCAATGGCTTTGTCGCTCGGTGTAAAATACTCCGCGATTTAAAAGTTGGCGAACGAGTAATTGTAGACGTACTAGGTATCCGCACCATTCGCAAAACTGAATCACGCGAACTACGTAGCACCCAAGAATTCAGCTTTATGTCGGCGGGGGTTTCTAGCGAACGGCGCGTGGAATTGGTTGTTGAGCAAGTAGCTTGGGAATTGCGGAAAATCCGTGATGCTGGTGGTAAGGTAGTTGTCACGGCTGGCCCAGTAGTGATTCACACTGGTGGCGGCGAACACTTGGCGCAACTGGTTCGGGAAGGATACGTGCAAGCGTTGCTGGGTGGTAATGCGATCGCAGTTCACGACATCGAGCAAAATATCATGGGCACTTCCTTGGGTGTAGACATGAAGCGGGGTGTCGCTGTGCATGGTGGACACCGCCATCACCTGAAGGTAATTAATAGTATCCGCCGTTATGGCAGCATTCCCAAAGCTGTGGAGGCGGGGGCAATTAAAAGTGGCGTAATGTATGAGTGTGTCCACAATAATGTGCCTTTTGTGCTTGCGGGATCGATTCGGGATGACGGGCCTTTGCCTGATACCGTAATGGATTTGATTCAAGCACAGGAGGAATATGCTAAACACCTAGAAGGTGCGGAGATGATTTTGATGCTGTCATCAATGCTGCACTCCATTGGCGTGGGAAATATGACTCCGGCGGGGGTGAAAATGGTGTGTGTGGATATTAATCCAGCTGTGGTGACTAAGTTAAGCGATCGCGGTTCTGTAGAATCGGTAGGTGTGGTGACAGATGTGGGATTATTCTTGAGTCTGTTAATTCAGCAGTTGGATAAGTTGACAAGTCCTTATGTAAATAAGGTAGGTTAA
- a CDS encoding DUF2085 domain-containing protein: MTRVAFSEELQVNWVSLIADFLLVGMVFGPPIAPFLAASGVSLLPGIADIIYFMGNHVCPQPDMGLDLAPPFIMAVCMRCYGTVTGLLITRLLYGITGGKGFYWLNQYGWSGVALASVLMIAYPLELAAQIFGLWSFNNYLVTPFGLITGLAWGLFTMPILHGWGGAKPRLC, encoded by the coding sequence ATGACAAGAGTAGCTTTCAGTGAAGAGTTGCAGGTTAATTGGGTAAGTTTGATTGCTGATTTTTTGTTGGTAGGGATGGTTTTTGGCCCACCTATCGCTCCCTTTTTGGCTGCGTCTGGAGTGTCTTTGCTTCCTGGAATTGCGGACATCATTTATTTCATGGGTAATCATGTTTGTCCGCAACCAGATATGGGGTTAGATTTGGCACCACCGTTTATTATGGCTGTGTGTATGCGCTGCTACGGCACTGTCACGGGTTTGCTGATTACTCGTCTGTTGTATGGGATAACTGGTGGTAAAGGTTTTTACTGGCTGAATCAGTATGGCTGGAGTGGTGTGGCTTTAGCTAGTGTGCTGATGATAGCTTATCCTTTGGAATTAGCAGCACAGATTTTCGGTTTATGGAGTTTTAATAACTATCTGGTTACGCCTTTTGGGTTGATTACGGGTTTGGCGTGGGGATTGTTTACTATGCCGATTTTGCATGGGTGGGGAGGTGCTAAACCTCGTCTATGTTGA
- a CDS encoding transposase yields MVGQFPGERFWVSSSSPGREKVSFYGVYVYNYAKVKIFPYLKADQFNTIDVLKHLRTEFSERDITLIWDGAPNHRAQAVKDALAVLQINLQPLPAYSPDFMPVEHLWQWLREDVTYHTCYQSSTELIERVHLFEQDINSNPFEISVGVARRRHRLWVKNHLDPDEEKLRVST; encoded by the coding sequence ATGGTTGGTCAATTCCCCGGTGAGCGTTTTTGGGTGAGTTCTAGCTCTCCTGGAAGAGAAAAAGTTTCGTTCTATGGAGTTTATGTTTACAACTATGCCAAAGTCAAGATTTTTCCTTACCTCAAGGCTGACCAATTTAATACAATTGATGTTTTAAAGCATCTGAGAACCGAATTTAGCGAGCGCGACATCACTTTAATTTGGGATGGTGCTCCAAATCATCGAGCACAAGCGGTAAAAGATGCTTTGGCGGTTTTACAAATCAATTTGCAACCCTTACCTGCTTACAGTCCTGACTTTATGCCTGTTGAACACCTATGGCAGTGGTTACGTGAAGATGTTACCTACCATACATGCTATCAATCTTCTACAGAACTGATTGAACGGGTTCATTTATTTGAGCAAGATATTAATTCCAATCCCTTTGAAATTAGCGTAGGCGTAGCCCGCCGTAGGCATCGCTTGTGGGTGAAAAATCACCTTGACCCTGACGAGGAAAAACTACGGGTTTCAACATAG
- a CDS encoding winged helix-turn-helix domain-containing protein, translating into MKRLVNWIEKEFNLKCCRESVRKTLKNLGLSWKKARKLLNKANSKKRAEFLATLQSLLDDALHNGHLLIFIDEAHIHLDTDEGYGWSIPR; encoded by the coding sequence TTGAAGCGGTTAGTTAATTGGATTGAGAAGGAATTTAATCTCAAGTGTTGCCGTGAATCAGTGCGTAAAACCCTGAAAAATTTAGGTTTGTCTTGGAAAAAAGCACGTAAACTCTTGAATAAAGCTAATAGTAAAAAACGTGCTGAATTTTTGGCAACACTTCAAAGCTTACTGGATGATGCTCTCCATAATGGTCATTTACTGATTTTCATCGACGAAGCCCACATTCATCTTGATACTGATGAAGGTTATGGTTGGTCAATTCCCCGGTGA
- a CDS encoding helix-turn-helix domain-containing protein — protein MRSLERECLNLKSVALRADHARTRERLMALYEICNGKSATQVGRSTGRNPQTVMEWVHRYNRSGMETLKYRHTGGYPPLFH, from the coding sequence ATGCGATCGCTGGAACGAGAGTGCCTCAATCTTAAGAGTGTTGCCTTAAGAGCAGATCATGCGAGAACTCGTGAGCGTTTAATGGCACTGTATGAAATATGTAATGGAAAAAGTGCGACACAAGTAGGTCGCTCAACAGGACGCAACCCTCAGACAGTAATGGAGTGGGTACATCGTTATAATCGCTCAGGTATGGAAACACTAAAATATCGGCATACAGGCGGTTATCCCCCCCTTTTTCACTAG